In Hymenobacter sublimis, a single genomic region encodes these proteins:
- a CDS encoding DUF4230 domain-containing protein, which yields MPLPRLLRRLLPLAFLLGLGWFLWLQVRPVLSELDNPLSPTPRITVTHNTVLQKVESLGRLELVRYQFRDVVEYKKSTYRFLPDAKVALIVAGNAVGCLDLRKVRPQDVVLEGDSVLRLALPAPELCTWQVDHAKSKVYSVENGFFQDAELVDAGYKYAEANVRTAALQSGILAQTTQNAEQILRPMLETMTGRRVVLVPRLENPLLPARR from the coding sequence ATGCCTCTACCGCGTTTGCTACGCCGCCTGCTGCCCTTAGCTTTTCTGCTGGGCCTGGGCTGGTTTCTCTGGCTGCAAGTCCGTCCGGTCTTGTCTGAGTTGGACAATCCGCTCAGCCCCACCCCGCGCATTACCGTGACGCACAATACCGTGCTGCAGAAGGTAGAAAGCCTGGGCCGACTGGAGCTGGTGCGCTACCAATTTAGGGATGTAGTGGAGTACAAGAAAAGCACCTACCGTTTCCTGCCCGACGCCAAAGTGGCGCTCATTGTAGCCGGCAATGCCGTGGGCTGCCTCGATTTGCGCAAAGTGCGCCCCCAGGACGTCGTGCTGGAAGGCGACTCGGTGCTTCGGCTGGCCCTACCGGCGCCGGAGCTATGTACTTGGCAAGTCGACCACGCCAAAAGTAAGGTGTACAGCGTGGAAAACGGCTTTTTCCAGGATGCAGAACTGGTAGACGCCGGCTACAAGTACGCCGAAGCCAACGTGCGCACCGCCGCGCTGCAGTCCGGCATTCTGGCCCAGACTACGCAAAACGCCGAGCAGATTCTGCGGCCCATGCTTGAGACGATGACCGGCCGCCGGGTGGTGCTGGTGCCGCGGCTGGAAAACCCACTCCTACCCGCCCGCCGGTAA
- a CDS encoding YfhO family protein, whose protein sequence is MTTPFRPATAPLWRRVLPHLLAVLFFLVLAAVYFSPILFEGKTLAQHDIVQFNGGAHEAAQYREQTGQEALWTNSMFSGMPTYLISTRFPGDLSVYLHKLFTLGLPAVVANLFLALVCGYALCIALGLSPLVSVVGAVALGFTSYNLIILAAGHNTKSLALAYAPLVLAGLLVAFRRNRWLGTALFALGLAMNVRSNHLQITYYLLLLVLVFGVVELVFAAREKRLPDFFTRTALLAVAALLAVGVSFGRLYTTLEYSKYSIRGKSELKTAAPTASGQAATPADDSEGSGLGKEYAFSYSYGIGETATLLIPNFYGGASQMKLSENSETGKALAAAGVPPVQLTDYLAQMPTYWGDQPITSGPVYVGAVVFFLFVLGLMVADRRTRIWLLAGTLLSVLLAWGKNFETFNYLMFDFFPGYNKFRAVSMALTIAQLTMPLLAVLALARVLRGRTTAAAPVAAAPVAASTHPSLAALAGKPADDADTAALKKQVLRALAITAGLCALAFLVGLVSDFAAPIDAQLQQQGFPLDALRADRASLLRTDVFRSLFFVAAAAGVLWFFLQRKLSTGLAATLVGVLTLIDLWGVDKRYLNDGNFQQETIAEQFVPTPADQQILQDKDPNYRVLNVQNPFNEAQTSYFHKSIGGYHGAKLRRYQDLIERQISQNNTQVLNMLNTRYVIVPGQQGQPQQVQRNPGALGNAWFVSQVQKVQNPDQEISALTSLNAATTAVVDASKFPQVKTSYPTAGASIGLTKYSPNELTYRSNAPAEGLAVFSEIYYQDGWKAYIDGKLVPHLRANYVLRALPVPAGSHTIEFKFEPTEYAIGNTVSMISSVLLIAALLGALFYALKRRPEPHSIQDTMLA, encoded by the coding sequence ATGACAACTCCTTTCCGTCCGGCCACCGCGCCGCTCTGGCGCCGGGTGCTGCCGCACCTGCTGGCCGTCCTGTTTTTCCTGGTGCTGGCCGCCGTGTACTTCTCCCCCATCTTGTTCGAGGGCAAAACCCTGGCCCAGCACGACATTGTGCAGTTCAACGGTGGGGCTCACGAGGCGGCCCAATACCGGGAGCAAACCGGCCAAGAGGCCCTCTGGACCAACTCCATGTTCTCGGGGATGCCGACCTACCTGATCAGCACCCGCTTCCCCGGCGACCTGAGCGTGTACCTGCACAAGCTGTTTACGCTGGGCTTGCCGGCCGTGGTAGCCAACTTGTTCCTGGCCCTGGTGTGTGGTTACGCCCTGTGCATTGCCCTGGGCCTCTCGCCGCTGGTAAGCGTGGTAGGAGCCGTAGCCCTGGGTTTTACCAGCTACAACCTGATCATTCTGGCTGCCGGCCACAACACCAAGAGCTTAGCCCTGGCCTACGCCCCCCTGGTGCTGGCGGGTTTGCTGGTGGCGTTCCGGCGCAATAGATGGCTGGGCACAGCCCTGTTTGCCCTGGGCCTGGCCATGAATGTGCGCTCTAACCACCTTCAGATAACCTACTACCTGCTGCTGCTGGTGCTGGTGTTTGGGGTAGTGGAATTGGTTTTCGCGGCCCGTGAGAAGCGTTTGCCCGACTTCTTCACCCGCACGGCTTTGCTGGCCGTGGCTGCCCTGCTGGCCGTGGGCGTGAGCTTCGGCCGCCTCTATACCACCCTGGAATACAGCAAGTACAGCATCCGGGGCAAATCGGAGCTGAAAACGGCAGCCCCGACTGCGTCGGGCCAAGCCGCTACCCCTGCCGACGACAGTGAAGGCTCGGGCCTGGGCAAGGAGTACGCTTTCAGCTACAGCTACGGCATCGGCGAAACGGCTACCCTGCTCATTCCGAACTTCTACGGCGGAGCTTCGCAGATGAAGCTGAGCGAGAACTCCGAAACCGGCAAGGCCCTGGCCGCGGCCGGCGTACCGCCCGTGCAGCTCACGGACTACCTGGCCCAAATGCCTACTTACTGGGGCGACCAGCCCATTACTAGCGGCCCGGTGTACGTGGGTGCGGTGGTGTTCTTCCTGTTTGTGCTGGGCTTGATGGTGGCCGACCGCCGCACTCGCATCTGGCTGCTGGCCGGCACGTTGCTGTCGGTGCTGCTGGCCTGGGGTAAGAACTTCGAGACGTTTAACTACCTGATGTTCGACTTCTTCCCCGGCTACAACAAGTTCCGGGCCGTGAGCATGGCCCTGACCATTGCCCAGTTGACCATGCCCCTGCTGGCCGTGCTGGCCCTGGCCCGCGTACTGCGCGGCCGTACCACGGCAGCGGCCCCAGTAGCCGCGGCTCCGGTAGCCGCCAGCACCCACCCGAGCCTGGCCGCCCTGGCCGGTAAGCCCGCGGATGATGCCGACACGGCCGCGCTGAAAAAGCAGGTGCTACGGGCGCTGGCCATTACGGCGGGCCTATGCGCCCTGGCGTTCTTGGTTGGGCTGGTGTCCGACTTCGCCGCTCCCATTGACGCGCAACTGCAGCAGCAAGGCTTCCCGCTGGACGCCCTGCGCGCCGACCGCGCCTCCCTGCTCCGCACTGACGTATTCCGCTCCCTATTTTTTGTGGCCGCCGCCGCTGGGGTACTCTGGTTTTTCCTGCAGCGCAAGCTCTCGACCGGGCTGGCTGCTACGCTGGTAGGGGTACTAACCCTAATTGACCTGTGGGGAGTGGACAAGCGCTACCTCAACGACGGTAACTTCCAGCAGGAAACCATTGCCGAGCAGTTCGTGCCCACTCCCGCCGACCAGCAGATTCTGCAGGACAAGGACCCTAACTACCGGGTGCTCAACGTGCAGAACCCCTTCAACGAGGCCCAGACCTCCTACTTTCACAAGAGTATAGGCGGCTACCACGGAGCCAAGTTGCGCCGCTACCAAGATTTGATTGAGCGGCAGATTTCGCAGAACAACACCCAGGTGCTCAACATGCTGAACACGCGCTACGTCATTGTGCCCGGTCAGCAGGGCCAGCCCCAACAGGTGCAACGCAACCCCGGCGCCCTCGGCAACGCCTGGTTTGTAAGTCAGGTGCAGAAGGTGCAAAACCCCGACCAGGAAATCAGTGCCCTAACCAGCTTGAACGCCGCTACCACGGCCGTTGTGGACGCCTCCAAGTTTCCGCAGGTGAAGACCTCTTACCCCACCGCCGGCGCCAGCATCGGGCTTACCAAGTACTCGCCCAACGAGCTGACGTACCGCTCTAACGCCCCCGCAGAAGGCCTAGCCGTTTTCTCGGAAATCTACTACCAGGATGGCTGGAAAGCTTACATCGACGGCAAGCTCGTGCCTCACTTGCGGGCTAACTATGTGCTACGGGCCCTGCCCGTACCGGCTGGTTCGCACACCATTGAGTTCAAATTCGAGCCCACCGAGTACGCCATTGGCAACACGGTTTCCATGATTTCCTCGGTGCTGCTGATTGCCGCCCTGCTGGGCGCCCTGTTCTACGCCCTTAAGCGCCGCCCCGAGCCTCACTCCATTCAGGACACTATGCTGGCCTAG
- a CDS encoding 1-aminocyclopropane-1-carboxylate deaminase/D-cysteine desulfhydrase yields MLLQPLHEPAADKAGVRLLLLRDDLNHPELPGNKWRKLKYNLQEARRLGHDTLLTFGGAYSNHLAAVAAAGRLTGLRTIGIVRGEELGSRPLNPTLTQARADGMALRFLDRATYRRKQEPDVEAALLQETGPAYVLPEGGSNILALPGCAELVAELADVTEFDTLCVACGTGGTLAGLLTGLAGQREALGFAALKGADFLRTDIDALTQQAGGRSYANWFLHTAYHGGGYARLSSELRRFIQGFEHRHGVLLDPIYTSKMMVGILDLLNRGYFRRGSTVVAIHTGGLQAWAGFGGSGA; encoded by the coding sequence ATGCTTCTTCAGCCGCTGCATGAGCCTGCCGCCGATAAGGCGGGTGTTCGGCTGCTCCTGCTGCGTGACGATCTGAATCATCCTGAGTTGCCCGGCAATAAGTGGCGCAAACTCAAGTATAACCTGCAGGAAGCGCGGCGGTTGGGTCATGATACGCTACTCACCTTCGGGGGCGCCTACTCTAACCACCTGGCGGCCGTAGCTGCGGCGGGCCGCCTAACGGGGTTACGCACCATTGGCATCGTGCGGGGTGAAGAGTTAGGTAGCCGGCCGCTAAACCCCACGCTAACCCAGGCCCGGGCCGATGGCATGGCGTTGCGTTTTCTGGACCGTGCTACCTACCGCCGCAAGCAGGAACCGGATGTTGAGGCGGCCTTACTACAGGAAACGGGTCCGGCCTACGTACTGCCCGAAGGCGGCTCCAACATCCTGGCTCTGCCGGGCTGCGCCGAGCTAGTTGCGGAGCTTGCGGACGTCACTGAGTTTGACACCCTCTGCGTGGCCTGTGGTACCGGTGGCACCCTGGCTGGCTTACTCACGGGCCTAGCTGGGCAGCGCGAAGCCCTGGGTTTTGCGGCCCTGAAAGGCGCCGATTTCCTACGGACCGATATCGACGCGCTAACCCAGCAAGCAGGTGGACGCAGCTACGCCAATTGGTTTCTCCACACGGCATATCACGGTGGTGGGTACGCCCGTTTAAGCTCGGAACTGCGCCGCTTTATTCAAGGGTTTGAGCATCGCCACGGCGTTCTGCTTGACCCCATTTACACCAGCAAGATGATGGTAGGCATCCTAGATTTGCTGAACCGTGGCTACTTCCGACGGGGTAGTACGGTAGTCGCCATCCATACCGGCGGTTTGCAGGCCTGGGCCGGTTTTGGCGGTAGCGGTGCATAA
- a CDS encoding DUF5686 and carboxypeptidase regulatory-like domain-containing protein encodes MIPLVMIPQMHRYFLILLLLLRTVAPATAGIVRGRITDAKGEGLAFANVAVRASTTSTASNEQGNYQLRLPAGRYELVFQYVGFKPRLETVRVAGGDTATVLNITLSPENYQLREVIVRSTDKDPAYTIVQQAMQWRRYHQREVAAFKARTYIKTLGRFTDVPGKILGLVKVGPDIKPGIFYLSETVSEMSFRQPNVVQERMISSRVSGDTKGISFNRASAGRGLNFYQNVLKSGFSERGFVSPIAANAPLFYRYELEGSTRQGALLIHKIKVTPRRRTDPVFAGHIYIVDGTWRLHSVALNLSKDAQLDYVDNLHIEQIFAPAPGPSDVWVMQSQKVTVGFTAFGFKGNGYITAILSNYKVTPTFPNRPAPTTPAPVPGPDAADEAPAVTRETVAQVKKQKPKVDGLNRTMRRQSRQVATTRDTSSLALGQLKRGEVMLVEKGVNERDTSYWASIRPVPLTEEEQKDYQVKDSTEVIRNSRPYQDSLDRKRNELSPSKFLLTGYVYSNTFRKRQWYVAPVFNIVNYNTVEGLVINPQATYTQRTDDRRTWSVTPSLRYGFSNELLSPSVAASWQLDAVKLARISVVAGRTIENFDPSSQLTPFINTYYTLLQNRNYAKLYRRDGLQLGYQWEPLNGLTVQTTASYFTRHELQNTTFKLLTDHEDRTFTPNEPVNAERPDGTRFGRSQALTTEITASFRPGQRYITRPDGKFNLGSKYPTFSLTWRQGIGGILGSNVHYTLLEAGVRHSVSLGLLGTSNYRAAAGFFPGSPRLAFMDFRHFSGNRTYLTEDFAKFQLLDYYRFSTADKFLEVHYNHHFNGFLLNKIPLLRRLHWQEVASLNYLTTPTANHYLELGVGVEHVFKILRADFYTSLQSGQRAGTGVRIGIGF; translated from the coding sequence TTGATACCACTTGTGATGATTCCGCAAATGCACCGCTATTTCCTGATTTTACTTCTACTGCTACGTACCGTTGCGCCCGCCACCGCCGGTATCGTCCGGGGCCGCATTACTGATGCGAAGGGAGAAGGCCTGGCGTTTGCCAACGTGGCCGTGCGCGCCAGCACCACCAGCACCGCCTCCAATGAGCAAGGCAACTACCAATTGCGCCTGCCCGCCGGCCGCTACGAGTTGGTGTTTCAGTACGTGGGTTTCAAGCCCCGGCTCGAAACCGTGCGCGTGGCCGGCGGCGACACGGCCACGGTACTCAACATCACGCTCAGCCCGGAAAACTACCAGTTGCGCGAAGTCATTGTGCGCTCCACCGACAAGGACCCCGCCTATACCATTGTGCAGCAGGCCATGCAGTGGCGGCGCTACCACCAGCGCGAGGTAGCGGCCTTCAAAGCCCGTACTTACATCAAAACCCTGGGTCGCTTTACCGATGTACCGGGCAAGATTCTGGGCCTAGTGAAAGTAGGGCCCGACATCAAGCCCGGCATTTTTTACCTCTCCGAAACCGTATCGGAAATGAGCTTCCGCCAGCCTAACGTGGTGCAGGAACGCATGATTTCCTCCCGAGTCAGTGGCGACACCAAAGGCATCAGCTTCAACCGGGCTAGTGCCGGGCGGGGCCTGAATTTCTACCAGAATGTGCTGAAAAGTGGTTTTTCGGAGCGGGGGTTCGTCTCGCCCATTGCCGCCAATGCCCCGCTGTTTTACCGCTACGAGCTGGAGGGTAGCACCCGCCAGGGCGCGCTGCTGATTCATAAGATTAAGGTGACGCCGCGCCGCCGCACCGACCCCGTATTTGCGGGCCACATCTACATTGTGGATGGCACCTGGCGGCTGCACTCTGTGGCCCTGAACCTGAGCAAGGATGCCCAACTCGACTACGTAGACAACCTGCACATTGAGCAGATTTTCGCACCTGCGCCCGGCCCGTCGGATGTGTGGGTCATGCAGTCACAGAAGGTAACGGTGGGCTTCACGGCGTTTGGCTTCAAGGGCAACGGCTACATCACGGCCATCCTCTCCAATTACAAGGTGACCCCCACGTTCCCGAACCGCCCCGCTCCTACTACCCCCGCGCCCGTCCCCGGCCCCGATGCGGCCGACGAGGCGCCGGCTGTAACCCGCGAAACGGTGGCTCAGGTGAAAAAGCAGAAGCCCAAAGTGGATGGCCTCAACCGCACCATGCGCCGCCAGAGCCGGCAGGTGGCCACTACCCGCGACACGAGCAGCCTTGCCCTGGGCCAATTGAAGCGGGGCGAGGTGATGCTGGTAGAGAAAGGCGTAAATGAGCGGGACACCAGCTACTGGGCGTCCATTCGGCCGGTGCCGCTCACGGAAGAAGAGCAGAAAGACTATCAGGTGAAGGACAGCACCGAGGTTATCCGCAATTCTCGCCCCTACCAGGATTCCTTGGACCGCAAGCGCAATGAGCTTAGCCCCAGCAAGTTTCTACTAACGGGCTACGTGTACAGCAACACCTTCCGCAAGCGCCAGTGGTACGTGGCGCCGGTGTTCAACATTGTGAACTACAACACGGTAGAAGGGCTGGTCATCAACCCCCAAGCTACCTACACCCAGCGCACCGACGACCGGCGGACCTGGTCCGTGACTCCATCCTTGCGCTACGGTTTCAGCAACGAGCTGCTTAGCCCCAGCGTAGCCGCCTCCTGGCAGCTCGACGCCGTAAAATTAGCCCGTATAAGCGTGGTGGCAGGCCGTACCATCGAGAATTTTGACCCCAGCAGCCAGCTTACGCCGTTTATCAACACGTACTACACGCTGCTGCAAAACCGCAACTACGCCAAGCTCTACCGCCGCGACGGGTTGCAGCTGGGCTACCAGTGGGAGCCCCTGAACGGCCTGACCGTGCAGACGACGGCCAGCTACTTCACTCGCCACGAGCTACAGAACACTACTTTCAAGCTCCTCACTGACCACGAAGACCGCACCTTCACCCCGAACGAACCCGTGAATGCCGAGCGGCCCGACGGCACCCGTTTTGGCCGCAGTCAGGCGCTTACTACCGAAATTACGGCTTCCTTCCGGCCGGGCCAGCGCTACATCACCCGTCCCGATGGCAAGTTCAACCTCGGCTCCAAGTACCCCACCTTCTCCCTGACCTGGCGGCAGGGCATTGGCGGTATTTTGGGTTCCAATGTGCACTACACGCTCCTGGAAGCCGGTGTGCGCCACTCCGTTAGCCTGGGGTTGTTGGGCACCAGCAACTATCGGGCGGCAGCCGGTTTTTTCCCCGGCTCACCCCGGCTGGCTTTCATGGATTTCCGCCACTTCAGCGGTAATCGTACCTACCTCACTGAGGACTTCGCCAAGTTCCAGCTGCTGGATTACTACCGCTTCAGCACCGCCGATAAGTTTCTGGAAGTCCATTATAACCACCACTTTAATGGCTTCCTGCTCAACAAAATTCCGCTGCTACGGCGCCTGCACTGGCAGGAAGTGGCCTCGCTCAACTACCTCACCACGCCTACTGCCAACCACTACCTGGAGCTGGGCGTGGGCGTAGAGCACGTATTCAAAATCCTGCGCGCCGACTTCTACACCAGCTTGCAATCTGGGCAGCGGGCCGGCACGGGCGTCCGGATTGGAATCGGGTTTTAA
- a CDS encoding regulatory protein RecX, which produces MINQPKKKFYTPTEALQKIAAFCTYQERTFKETESKLRDYGLTEDEAGEIMIRLSRENLLDEERYAKSFVRGHVRQKKWGRRRIQQELKQKGLSEYCIKAGMKEIDGDEYYQNLVDVLEKKDRQEKERHPGKRRQKIQLYLVGKGYEQDLIKMALDDLGKAPEEEEN; this is translated from the coding sequence ATGATTAATCAGCCCAAGAAGAAATTTTATACTCCTACCGAGGCCCTGCAAAAAATTGCCGCTTTCTGCACCTACCAGGAGCGCACGTTCAAGGAAACCGAAAGCAAACTACGCGACTACGGTCTAACCGAGGACGAGGCGGGAGAAATCATGATCCGGCTGAGTCGGGAAAACCTGCTGGACGAGGAGCGCTACGCCAAGAGCTTTGTGCGGGGTCACGTACGTCAGAAGAAGTGGGGCCGCCGCCGTATTCAACAGGAGCTTAAGCAAAAAGGCCTGTCGGAGTACTGCATTAAAGCCGGCATGAAGGAAATTGACGGAGACGAGTATTACCAGAACCTGGTGGACGTGCTGGAGAAAAAGGACCGCCAGGAAAAGGAGCGCCACCCGGGCAAGCGCCGCCAAAAAATTCAGCTTTACCTCGTGGGCAAGGGCTATGAGCAGGACCTGATAAAAATGGCCCTGGATGACCTCGGCAAAGCTCCCGAAGAAGAGGAAAACTAG
- a CDS encoding EamA family transporter → MSLSRHHLAALAAFLIWGFFPIPLRWLAGYPSGQILFFRILLSLLLLLLIHGLGRRATVRAVWAQWQAAPPAERRQVALSTGVGGLLLTSNWLLFIYVVNQVSVQAGSFAYLICPILTALLGFALLGEKLRTNQWVAIGLSALSCALLGAGQLHTLLMSLVVASTYAIYLISQRRLQGYDRLVLLTVQLLLAAFLILPLAPLLGAQPLAGLHDTHLLLVTGLLSVGFTVLPLFLNLYALNVLPSGAVGIMMYLNPLVSFALAFLYFGERASTSQLVAYGVILLSVVLYNLSFPRRPQSINR, encoded by the coding sequence GTGTCTCTTTCTCGTCATCACCTGGCGGCCCTGGCGGCCTTTCTCATTTGGGGTTTCTTCCCGATTCCGTTGCGTTGGCTGGCTGGCTACCCCAGCGGGCAAATTCTCTTCTTCCGGATTCTGCTTTCCTTGCTGCTCCTGCTGCTGATCCACGGCCTGGGCCGGCGGGCTACGGTGCGCGCAGTGTGGGCTCAGTGGCAAGCCGCCCCACCCGCCGAGCGCCGACAGGTGGCGCTGAGTACCGGAGTAGGCGGTTTGCTGCTGACTTCTAACTGGCTACTGTTCATTTATGTCGTTAACCAGGTGAGTGTGCAGGCAGGCTCGTTTGCCTACCTCATCTGCCCGATTCTTACGGCCTTGCTGGGCTTTGCGCTGCTGGGCGAAAAGCTCCGGACCAATCAGTGGGTAGCCATTGGCCTGAGTGCGTTGAGCTGCGCCCTGCTGGGCGCCGGCCAGCTGCATACGCTGCTGATGAGCCTGGTGGTAGCTTCCACCTACGCCATCTACCTTATCAGCCAGCGCCGCCTGCAGGGCTACGACCGATTGGTGCTGCTGACGGTGCAGCTGCTGCTGGCGGCCTTTCTCATCTTGCCCCTGGCGCCGCTGTTGGGCGCCCAACCCCTGGCCGGCCTGCACGACACGCACCTATTGCTGGTTACGGGCCTGCTCAGCGTGGGCTTTACCGTGCTACCACTTTTTCTGAACCTGTACGCCCTGAATGTGCTGCCATCGGGGGCGGTGGGCATCATGATGTACCTGAATCCGCTGGTCAGCTTTGCCCTGGCATTTCTGTATTTCGGGGAGCGAGCTTCTACCTCGCAGCTGGTTGCCTACGGCGTAATTTTACTGTCAGTGGTGCTGTATAATCTCTCTTTCCCGCGGCGGCCACAGTCAATAAACAGGTAA